In Idiomarina sp. PL1-037, a single genomic region encodes these proteins:
- the aroC gene encoding chorismate synthase, translated as MPGNSFGQLFKVTTFGESHGPSLGAVVDGCPAGLELTETDLQEALDRRKPGQNRYTTARREADQVKILSGVFEGVTTGTSIGLLIENTDQRSQDYSDIKDTFRPGHADYTYQHKYGVRDYRGGGRSSARETAMRVAAGAIADKLLQQQGIKVQAALTQMGDVVASNIDWQQVRENELFCGDANAVEAMQELIRQLKKEGDSIGAKIRVQATGVPPGWGEPVFDRLDADLAKALMSINAVKAVSVGDGFEVVSQRGSQHRDEMTPGGFLSNHAGGVLGGISSGQPIFADIALKPTSSIAINGRTIDRWGNEQAIVTKGRHDPCVGIRAVPIVEAMTSLVLADHWLRQRAHNLTAQTETPDISR; from the coding sequence ATGCCAGGAAACAGTTTTGGGCAGTTATTCAAAGTGACCACCTTTGGTGAAAGCCACGGGCCCTCGCTGGGTGCCGTTGTTGACGGTTGTCCTGCAGGTTTAGAGTTAACCGAAACCGACTTACAAGAAGCCTTAGACCGCCGCAAGCCCGGGCAAAATCGCTATACCACGGCACGTCGTGAGGCCGATCAAGTTAAGATCCTCTCTGGGGTATTTGAAGGCGTGACAACCGGGACTTCCATTGGTTTGTTGATTGAAAACACCGATCAGCGCAGTCAGGATTACTCTGACATCAAAGATACCTTCCGTCCCGGCCATGCCGATTACACCTACCAACATAAGTATGGTGTGCGGGATTATCGCGGTGGTGGGCGCTCTTCAGCGCGTGAAACCGCAATGCGGGTAGCCGCTGGTGCTATAGCCGATAAATTACTGCAGCAGCAGGGCATAAAAGTGCAAGCTGCATTAACGCAAATGGGCGATGTTGTGGCTAGTAACATTGACTGGCAGCAGGTTCGCGAAAATGAATTGTTCTGCGGCGATGCCAATGCCGTTGAAGCTATGCAGGAGCTTATTCGTCAGCTGAAAAAAGAAGGCGATTCAATTGGCGCTAAAATTCGGGTGCAGGCTACCGGTGTGCCACCAGGGTGGGGTGAACCGGTTTTTGACAGGCTGGATGCAGATTTAGCCAAAGCACTGATGAGTATTAATGCGGTAAAAGCGGTGAGTGTTGGCGACGGTTTCGAGGTGGTGAGCCAGCGAGGCAGCCAACACCGTGATGAAATGACGCCTGGCGGTTTCTTATCAAACCATGCCGGCGGAGTCTTAGGCGGTATTAGCAGTGGCCAGCCGATTTTCGCAGATATCGCACTGAAACCAACCTCAAGTATTGCTATTAACGGGCGCACAATTGACCGCTGGGGTAACGAACAGGCCATAGTAACGAAAGGTCGTCATGATCCTTGTGTTGGTATACGTGCGGTACCTATTGTTGAAGCTATGACCAGCCTGGTGTTAGCCGACCACTGGTTACGCCAGCGTGCGCATAATTTAACAGCGCAAACTGAAACACCGGATATTAGTCGCTAA